Proteins encoded within one genomic window of Bacteroides sedimenti:
- a CDS encoding glycoside hydrolase family 25 protein yields MNKSPISAVNGSRKSRKNTPVKKRLSGKTNSRKKKGTPRQTPRWLIRVFAVFLILIFSALFYWFFIRPYSYRWKPCIGDKEYGVCMPLGYEVHGIDISHYQGEIDWKELVHYQSPDYPLQFVFIKATEGGDFKDNTFQKNFESARQYGFIRGAYHYFNPGAPASKQAEFFINTVKLDSADLPPVLDVEKKGLHTKKSLVRAVKLWLDLVEAHYGVRPILYTSYRFKTNYLNDSVFNKYPYWIAHYYVDSVEYKGPWKFWQHTDAGTIPGVDENVDLNIFNGTLEQLKSLTLKKNISAEKQ; encoded by the coding sequence ATGAATAAATCTCCCATATCAGCAGTAAACGGTTCACGGAAATCCAGAAAAAACACTCCTGTAAAGAAACGTTTGTCCGGAAAAACCAATAGCCGCAAAAAGAAAGGTACACCAAGGCAAACGCCACGGTGGCTCATTCGTGTGTTTGCTGTATTTCTTATATTGATTTTTTCCGCTTTGTTTTACTGGTTCTTTATCCGTCCCTATTCTTACCGCTGGAAGCCCTGTATCGGAGATAAAGAATATGGTGTATGCATGCCTCTTGGGTATGAGGTGCATGGAATTGATATTTCACATTATCAAGGTGAAATTGATTGGAAAGAACTGGTGCATTATCAGTCTCCCGATTATCCGTTACAATTTGTCTTTATTAAAGCTACCGAAGGCGGTGATTTTAAAGATAATACTTTTCAAAAGAACTTTGAATCTGCTCGCCAATATGGCTTTATCCGTGGCGCATACCACTATTTTAACCCGGGAGCGCCAGCATCCAAACAAGCGGAGTTTTTTATTAATACAGTAAAGCTGGATAGTGCAGACTTACCTCCTGTGCTCGATGTTGAGAAAAAAGGCCTGCATACAAAAAAAAGCCTGGTTAGAGCAGTTAAGCTTTGGCTTGATTTAGTGGAGGCTCATTATGGTGTCAGGCCGATACTGTATACCTCTTATCGCTTCAAAACTAACTATCTGAATGATTCTGTCTTTAATAAGTATCCTTATTGGATAGCCCACTACTACGTTGATTCTGTTGAATATAAAGGTCCATGGAAATTCTGGCAGCATACCGATGCCGGTACTATTCCTGGAGTTGATGAGAATGTAGACCTGAATATCTTTAATGGAACACTGGAACAATTAAAATCACTTACCCTGAAAAAAAATATTTCTGCTGAGAAGCAATAA